A genomic window from Halorubrum lacusprofundi ATCC 49239 includes:
- the pstA gene encoding phosphate ABC transporter permease PstA, protein MATDNANTSGFGEVSRVRGIAFEYLSLGASVIGLVALGVLLVYVTIDAFDLANASPEWLLTYFLALVVPFLAFCLYSVNDPAVTRRSVGALGGGLVGVAAIFTAIEAFVVAIPRLSWQLAYLFVVAMPVTAYLAYVGSRGQVGAVGFGLVGRLVGGVAIGLALGTLFLVLDPLVWFLAYTLGVVPAAALYAYGSWRSVPRATTAAIPVGLVGVVAAVFLRGVIATYPSNLIIYIWTLAVPIAVAGGRIVADRGSQVAAIATGGVPLAIAIAGGFLAGGLGVPGPTVLLVLITVGVPTAVYVHRVIDVGDGLVGLALPALLVGGALVGALVVEAWGVPAPDPWLDAGYVTEAPSSTAIEAGLYPAIVGSVIIIALVAVLSFVLGVGTSVFLEEYMPGSGILGSLTRLLQVNIANLAAIPSVVYGLLGLGLFANLLGFGLGTAVTASLTLSLLILPITIISAQEAIRSVPDDLRRGSDAMGATRWQTTKNVVLPEAFPGILTGTILALGRAIGETAPLIMIGAATTVFSAPDSLFSRFSAMPMQIYAWANFPQAEFRYGVVAAGVITLLIILVGMNGTAILLRNRAERGN, encoded by the coding sequence ATGGCGACGGACAACGCGAACACGAGCGGGTTCGGTGAGGTGAGCCGGGTCCGAGGGATCGCCTTCGAGTACCTCTCGCTCGGTGCGAGCGTGATCGGGCTCGTCGCGCTCGGCGTGCTCCTCGTGTACGTCACGATCGACGCCTTCGACCTGGCGAACGCCAGCCCGGAGTGGCTGCTGACGTACTTCCTCGCCCTCGTCGTTCCATTCCTCGCGTTCTGCCTGTACAGCGTGAACGATCCGGCGGTGACTCGACGGTCCGTCGGCGCTCTCGGCGGCGGCCTCGTCGGTGTCGCGGCGATTTTCACCGCGATCGAGGCGTTCGTCGTGGCGATCCCGCGACTCAGCTGGCAGCTCGCGTACCTCTTCGTCGTCGCGATGCCGGTCACCGCGTATCTCGCGTACGTCGGGAGCCGCGGTCAGGTCGGCGCTGTCGGCTTCGGACTGGTGGGCCGACTCGTCGGCGGGGTCGCGATCGGACTCGCCCTGGGGACGCTGTTCTTGGTGCTCGACCCGCTGGTGTGGTTCCTCGCGTACACGCTGGGCGTCGTTCCGGCCGCGGCGCTGTACGCGTACGGCAGCTGGCGCTCGGTGCCGCGAGCGACGACTGCGGCGATCCCTGTCGGACTCGTCGGGGTCGTCGCCGCGGTGTTCCTTCGGGGCGTTATCGCCACGTACCCGTCGAATCTCATCATCTACATCTGGACGCTGGCGGTCCCCATCGCGGTCGCCGGCGGGCGCATTGTCGCCGACCGCGGAAGCCAAGTTGCGGCGATCGCGACCGGCGGCGTGCCGCTCGCGATCGCGATCGCCGGCGGGTTCCTCGCCGGCGGCCTCGGCGTCCCCGGCCCCACCGTGCTGCTCGTCCTCATCACGGTCGGCGTGCCGACGGCGGTCTACGTTCACCGGGTGATCGATGTGGGCGACGGACTCGTCGGACTGGCGCTACCGGCCCTCCTCGTCGGTGGCGCACTCGTCGGCGCACTCGTCGTCGAGGCGTGGGGGGTTCCCGCGCCCGACCCGTGGCTCGACGCCGGGTACGTCACGGAGGCGCCGTCGAGTACTGCGATCGAGGCCGGACTCTACCCGGCGATCGTCGGCTCGGTGATCATCATCGCGCTGGTCGCGGTGCTGTCGTTCGTCCTCGGCGTCGGGACCTCCGTCTTCTTAGAGGAGTACATGCCCGGGAGCGGTATCCTCGGATCGCTGACGCGGCTGCTCCAGGTGAACATCGCGAACCTCGCTGCGATCCCGTCGGTGGTGTACGGGCTGCTCGGACTGGGACTGTTCGCCAACCTGCTCGGGTTCGGGCTGGGAACCGCGGTGACGGCCTCGCTGACGCTGTCACTGCTCATCCTCCCGATCACGATCATCTCTGCACAGGAGGCGATCCGGTCGGTCCCGGACGACCTGCGACGAGGGTCGGACGCGATGGGTGCGACCCGGTGGCAGACGACGAAGAACGTCGTCCTTCCGGAGGCGTTCCCCGGCATCTTGACCGGGACGATCCTCGCTCTCGGGCGGGCGATCGGCGAAACCGCGCCGCTCATCATGATCGGGGCGGCAACGACCGTGTTCAGCGCGCCGGACAGCCTCTTCAGCCGATTCAGCGCGATGCCGATGCAGATCTACGCGTGGGCGAACTTCCCGCAGGCCGAGTTCCGGTACGGGGTCGTCGCGGCCGGCGTGATCACGCTGCTGATCATCCTCGTTGGCATGAACGGAACGGCGATACTGCTGCGGAACCGCGCGGAGCGGGGAAACTAA
- a CDS encoding PEP/pyruvate-binding domain-containing protein has product MTQNPQPHYVRRFDSLGADDLGVAGGKGVNLGVLVDAGLPVPSGFVVTTAAYRTVTDDAEIREAIKQLDSHDSRDSGALATTATEIRSLIRDRPVGEPITRAIADALDGDASTTYAVRSSATAEDLATASFAGQHDTHLGVTADAIVDRVRGCMASLFTDRAVAYRARNGISHTEVEMAVVVQEMVDADAAGVLFTADPETGKRTVATVDATHGLGDTVVAGEVSADHARIARETGAVIEYEVGEKATELRLTQEGTTSRDTQMGRRETRVLTDDQLRALVDVGERIEALFGEPQDIEWALADGEFVVLQSRPITSLVSLPVPRPDDDRLHVYLSLGHGQAMTDPMPPLALDLWETVYGEVMNGFTGSNRVWITRTEGRAYMDITPFLGFRQTREGIVETIAAVSRSAAEGTEQLLAERRGEFDIDMSLATLPALLRTAASVLPILARLFWQGIAPFVRGAAGIDEFVTELNGWAREQAADILADDEPAELVENVFEGFSTEFVSEVSPKSMRVVIGPLAGTVIEWVVPDADATIVEAAARGSEAEVGTRMTLALGNIADIARETPAVEQAILDGRPYEAVCAVDGSEAFVEAFDEFIVEFGHRAVGEFDPSRPRWRDDPSAPLGIVRGNLAGEKPGAHQSRLRERKREAQAAIDELQASAKRGLLGPVRGPLVSHLLRTYRSHIHLRDEPKHAVAHLFAAWHEAIQRAGEHLVLEDALDDPNDVWFLRRGELFSLIEDPDSEVPDIAVRKREHERHGRIDIPPLITSEGEIPRVERTDVDEHTLVGTGVSAGVVEGVARIVVDPAHTTLQSGEILVCPSSDPAWTPLFATAGGLVTEVGGRLTHGALVAREYGLPAVVSVADATEVISDGQRIRVNGDTGTVELLDEQTSDMTEASKTTESG; this is encoded by the coding sequence ATGACGCAGAACCCGCAACCACACTACGTCCGCCGATTCGATTCTCTCGGGGCCGACGACCTCGGTGTCGCCGGCGGCAAAGGTGTGAACCTCGGCGTTCTCGTTGATGCGGGACTTCCGGTCCCGTCCGGGTTTGTTGTGACGACTGCAGCGTATCGGACAGTCACGGACGACGCGGAGATCAGAGAAGCGATCAAGCAACTCGATTCACACGACTCCCGTGACTCCGGCGCACTAGCGACGACAGCCACCGAGATTCGGTCGCTCATCCGCGATCGACCGGTCGGCGAACCGATCACGCGTGCGATCGCCGACGCGCTCGACGGTGACGCTAGCACGACGTATGCCGTCCGTTCGTCGGCGACGGCAGAGGACCTCGCGACGGCGTCGTTCGCTGGCCAGCACGACACCCATCTCGGAGTCACTGCCGACGCTATCGTCGACAGGGTCCGCGGCTGCATGGCCAGCCTGTTCACCGACCGGGCGGTCGCCTATCGCGCACGGAACGGCATCTCACACACCGAAGTCGAGATGGCGGTCGTCGTCCAGGAGATGGTCGACGCCGACGCGGCGGGTGTGCTGTTCACCGCTGACCCGGAGACGGGGAAGCGAACTGTCGCGACCGTCGACGCGACGCACGGCTTAGGCGACACGGTCGTCGCCGGCGAGGTGAGCGCCGACCACGCGCGAATCGCCCGGGAAACGGGTGCAGTCATCGAGTACGAAGTCGGCGAAAAAGCGACCGAACTCAGGCTCACCCAAGAGGGTACGACCTCGAGAGACACACAGATGGGCAGGCGAGAGACCCGCGTCCTCACCGACGACCAGCTCCGGGCACTCGTCGATGTCGGTGAACGGATCGAGGCGTTGTTCGGCGAGCCACAGGATATCGAGTGGGCGCTCGCCGACGGTGAGTTCGTCGTTCTGCAGTCCCGGCCGATCACGTCACTCGTCTCGCTACCGGTCCCTCGCCCAGATGACGATCGACTGCACGTCTACCTCAGCCTCGGCCACGGACAGGCGATGACTGACCCGATGCCCCCACTGGCACTCGACCTGTGGGAGACGGTCTACGGCGAGGTGATGAACGGCTTCACGGGAAGCAACCGCGTCTGGATCACCAGAACCGAGGGGCGGGCATACATGGACATCACACCGTTTCTCGGGTTCCGCCAGACGCGTGAGGGCATCGTCGAGACGATCGCCGCAGTGAGCCGGTCAGCCGCCGAGGGGACCGAACAGTTGCTCGCGGAGCGGCGCGGGGAGTTCGATATCGATATGTCGCTCGCAACGCTCCCGGCACTGCTCCGTACGGCCGCCAGCGTGCTCCCGATTCTCGCTCGGTTGTTCTGGCAAGGGATCGCCCCGTTCGTTCGCGGGGCGGCAGGCATCGACGAGTTCGTGACCGAGCTCAACGGGTGGGCGAGGGAACAGGCGGCCGATATTCTGGCGGACGACGAGCCGGCCGAGTTGGTCGAGAACGTCTTCGAGGGGTTTTCGACCGAGTTCGTCTCCGAAGTGTCACCGAAGTCGATGCGCGTCGTCATCGGACCGCTCGCGGGGACGGTCATCGAATGGGTGGTCCCTGACGCGGATGCCACAATCGTCGAAGCGGCCGCAAGAGGCAGCGAGGCCGAAGTCGGCACCAGAATGACGCTGGCACTCGGCAATATCGCAGACATCGCACGAGAGACACCGGCGGTCGAACAGGCGATACTCGACGGACGGCCGTACGAAGCGGTCTGCGCCGTCGACGGAAGCGAGGCGTTTGTTGAGGCGTTCGACGAGTTTATCGTCGAGTTTGGTCACCGCGCCGTCGGCGAGTTCGATCCGAGTCGTCCCCGGTGGCGCGACGACCCCTCAGCCCCGCTCGGCATCGTCCGGGGGAACCTTGCCGGCGAGAAACCGGGCGCACACCAGTCTCGGCTCCGTGAGCGCAAACGGGAGGCACAGGCCGCGATCGACGAGCTACAAGCGAGTGCCAAGCGAGGGTTGCTCGGGCCCGTCCGCGGGCCGCTCGTGAGTCATCTGCTCCGGACGTATCGAAGCCACATTCACCTCCGAGACGAACCGAAGCACGCCGTCGCACACCTGTTCGCAGCGTGGCACGAGGCGATCCAGCGGGCGGGCGAGCATCTCGTTCTCGAGGACGCCCTCGACGACCCGAACGACGTGTGGTTTCTCCGGAGAGGAGAACTCTTCTCGCTCATCGAGGACCCTGACAGCGAGGTCCCCGACATCGCCGTACGAAAACGGGAGCACGAGCGGCACGGCCGGATCGATATCCCGCCGCTCATCACCAGCGAGGGCGAAATTCCTCGAGTGGAACGCACGGACGTCGACGAGCACACGCTGGTCGGAACCGGGGTCTCCGCCGGCGTCGTCGAAGGCGTGGCTCGGATCGTCGTCGATCCGGCGCACACGACCCTCCAGTCGGGCGAAATCCTCGTGTGTCCGTCGTCCGACCCCGCGTGGACGCCGCTGTTCGCGACCGCGGGCGGACTGGTCACCGAGGTCGGCGGACGCTTGACCCACGGCGCGCTCGTCGCCCGCGAGTACGGCCTTCCCGCTGTCGTCTCCGTAGCCGATGCGACGGAGGTGATCAGCGACGGACAGCGGATTCGCGTCAATGGGGACACCGGGACCGTCGAACTGTTAGATGAACAGACCAGCGACATGACAGAGGCCTCGAAGACGACCGAGAGCGGCTGA
- a CDS encoding low molecular weight phosphatase family protein: MTQSTDTADDEAADTTTTLTFMCVRNAGRSQMATAFAERERDRRGLGDRVEIVTGGTMPADSVHDVVVEALAEVGLDVNGRTPQHVSDETLAASDFAATMGCSTLELDGVDTDDWDLDDPGERPIEEVRPIRDEIERRVIAVFDERFGEYDGEQ; this comes from the coding sequence ATGACACAATCCACCGACACCGCGGACGACGAAGCGGCCGACACGACGACTACCCTCACGTTCATGTGCGTCCGCAACGCCGGGCGGAGCCAGATGGCGACGGCGTTCGCGGAGCGCGAGCGCGACCGGCGCGGCCTCGGCGACCGCGTCGAGATCGTAACGGGCGGGACGATGCCCGCGGACAGCGTTCACGACGTGGTCGTCGAGGCGCTCGCGGAGGTCGGTCTCGACGTGAACGGCCGGACGCCGCAGCACGTCTCCGACGAGACGCTCGCCGCGTCCGACTTCGCCGCCACGATGGGCTGCTCGACGCTCGAATTGGACGGCGTCGACACCGACGACTGGGACCTCGACGACCCGGGCGAGCGCCCGATCGAGGAGGTACGTCCGATCCGCGACGAGATCGAGCGCCGCGTGATCGCGGTCTTCGACGAGCGGTTCGGCGAGTACGACGGCGAGCAGTAG
- a CDS encoding (Fe-S)-binding protein, with protein sequence MTPLQAATRETFWTIGPIGKVAFYWLAVVAILVFLYGVYARFAAYARGSEDPRDRLTNLPARTVAATKTVLSNENQFDRDLYAGVMHTFVLWGFLTLLVATTILGFDIDVYRPLAGESFWVGDFYLAYQFTVDAFGLLFVVGVGMAMVRRYRDRDGRLWGKHTSLEDDAFVWTLFALGVGGFVVQALGIVGQPARADETVSFIGMAMAAGFRWVGLTPGGAEAIYGVIWWSHSLLAFAFIAWIPYAKPFHMISSFANVVARDENAGARLPNVPADLDHTNAESLDDFTWKELMDGDACTKCGRCTDACPADTVGRNLDPRDVILDLKAYRESVSDDPVAGRRDEMATDGGVASAGGGTVPIVADEGGVIDSESMESCMSCMACMDACPVDIEHLTSFTKMNRQLVDEGAVDSNLQSVFQDVMQKGNTFGESQSARGDWADELDDLEIDDAREHEVEYLWYVGDYPSFDDRNKKVARALARLFDEADVSFGILFDDEKTDGNDIRRIGEEFLYLELAGHHVETFADCEFDSIVCTDPHSYNTIKNEYPEVDFAEFADDPMMPFDREEPWNADGEVDVFHWTQVVEELVEDGRLDLSGDELDYTVTYHDPCHLGRYNDEYEAPRELIRATGADLHEMPRSRDDSFCCGGGGGGLWTEHEETVKPSEERLREAVEDTDAGADIEKFVVACPMCTTMFEDGRKTGDFEDAVEIVDVAELLIEAVETES encoded by the coding sequence ATGACTCCCTTGCAGGCGGCCACCCGGGAGACGTTCTGGACAATCGGTCCAATCGGGAAGGTCGCGTTCTACTGGCTCGCCGTAGTCGCGATCCTCGTGTTCCTGTACGGGGTGTACGCCCGGTTCGCGGCGTACGCCCGCGGGAGCGAGGACCCGCGCGATCGGCTGACGAATCTCCCCGCCCGAACGGTCGCGGCGACGAAGACGGTGCTCTCGAACGAGAACCAGTTCGACCGCGACCTGTACGCCGGCGTGATGCACACGTTCGTACTGTGGGGCTTTCTCACCCTGCTCGTCGCGACGACCATCCTCGGGTTCGACATCGACGTGTACCGCCCGCTCGCGGGCGAGTCGTTCTGGGTGGGGGACTTCTATTTAGCCTACCAGTTCACCGTCGACGCGTTCGGCCTGCTGTTCGTCGTCGGCGTCGGCATGGCTATGGTTCGCCGCTACCGCGACCGCGACGGGCGGTTGTGGGGGAAACACACCTCGCTCGAAGACGACGCGTTCGTCTGGACCCTCTTCGCACTCGGCGTCGGCGGCTTCGTCGTGCAGGCGCTCGGCATCGTCGGCCAGCCCGCGCGGGCCGACGAGACGGTGAGCTTCATCGGCATGGCGATGGCCGCCGGCTTTCGGTGGGTCGGGCTGACGCCCGGCGGCGCGGAGGCGATCTACGGCGTTATCTGGTGGAGCCACTCGCTGCTGGCGTTCGCCTTCATCGCGTGGATCCCGTACGCCAAGCCGTTCCACATGATCTCCTCGTTCGCGAACGTCGTCGCCCGCGACGAGAACGCGGGCGCGCGGCTCCCCAACGTCCCCGCCGACCTCGATCACACCAACGCGGAGTCGCTCGACGACTTCACGTGGAAGGAGCTCATGGACGGCGACGCCTGCACGAAGTGCGGCCGGTGTACCGACGCCTGCCCGGCCGACACGGTCGGCCGGAACCTCGACCCGCGGGACGTGATTCTCGATCTGAAGGCGTACCGCGAGTCCGTGAGCGACGATCCGGTGGCGGGGCGCCGCGACGAAATGGCGACCGACGGCGGGGTTGCGAGCGCAGGCGGCGGCACCGTCCCCATCGTCGCCGATGAGGGCGGCGTCATCGACAGCGAGTCGATGGAGTCGTGTATGTCCTGTATGGCCTGCATGGACGCCTGCCCCGTCGACATCGAACACCTCACCTCCTTCACGAAGATGAACCGCCAGCTTGTCGACGAGGGCGCAGTCGACTCCAACCTACAGAGCGTGTTCCAAGACGTGATGCAGAAGGGGAACACCTTCGGCGAGTCGCAGTCGGCTCGCGGGGACTGGGCGGACGAACTGGACGATCTCGAGATCGACGACGCCCGCGAGCACGAGGTGGAGTACCTCTGGTACGTCGGCGACTACCCGAGCTTCGACGACCGGAACAAGAAGGTCGCTCGCGCGCTCGCTCGACTGTTCGACGAGGCTGACGTGTCGTTCGGAATCCTGTTCGACGACGAGAAGACGGACGGCAACGACATCCGCCGGATCGGCGAGGAGTTCCTCTACTTAGAACTCGCCGGCCACCACGTCGAGACGTTCGCGGACTGCGAGTTCGACTCGATCGTCTGTACGGACCCGCACTCGTACAACACGATCAAAAACGAGTACCCCGAGGTCGACTTCGCGGAGTTCGCCGACGACCCGATGATGCCGTTCGACCGCGAGGAGCCGTGGAACGCCGACGGCGAAGTCGACGTGTTCCACTGGACGCAGGTGGTCGAGGAGTTGGTCGAAGACGGTCGACTTGACCTGTCAGGCGACGAGCTCGACTACACCGTCACCTACCACGACCCGTGTCACCTCGGGCGGTACAACGACGAGTACGAGGCGCCCCGCGAACTGATCCGCGCGACCGGCGCCGACCTCCACGAGATGCCGCGCTCGCGCGACGATTCCTTCTGCTGTGGCGGCGGCGGCGGTGGCCTGTGGACCGAACACGAGGAGACGGTCAAGCCGAGCGAGGAGCGCCTCCGGGAGGCGGTCGAGGACACCGACGCGGGCGCCGACATCGAGAAGTTCGTCGTCGCCTGTCCGATGTGTACGACGATGTTCGAAGACGGGCGGAAGACGGGAGACTTCGAAGATGCCGTGGAGATCGTCGACGTGGCGGAGCTGTTGATCGAGGCGGTGGAGACGGAGTCGTAG
- the pstB gene encoding phosphate ABC transporter ATP-binding protein PstB, with the protein MSNTEPSESLITTDVETGSNEQTATPDRTAVAARDLNVFYGDEQAIDDVSMEIPEKRVTALIGPSGCGKSTFLRCINRMNDMIEICRVEGEVEFGGKNVYDADVDPVALRRKIGMVFQKPNPFPKSIRDNVAYGLKIQGYDGDIDERVEESLKGAALWDEVKDQLDSSGLELSGGQQQRLCIARAIAADPEVILMDEPTSALDPVAASKIEDLIDDLAEEYTVIIVTHNMQQAARISDRTAVFLTGGRLVEYDDTTKIFEDPEEQRVEDYITGKFG; encoded by the coding sequence ATGAGTAACACAGAACCGAGCGAATCGCTCATCACGACGGACGTAGAGACCGGATCGAACGAGCAGACCGCGACGCCCGATCGGACCGCGGTCGCCGCGCGCGACCTGAACGTTTTCTATGGAGACGAACAGGCGATCGACGACGTGTCGATGGAGATACCCGAAAAACGGGTGACCGCGCTGATCGGTCCCTCCGGCTGCGGCAAGTCGACGTTCCTCCGGTGTATCAACCGAATGAACGACATGATCGAGATCTGCCGCGTCGAGGGGGAGGTGGAGTTCGGCGGCAAGAACGTATACGACGCCGACGTGGACCCCGTCGCCCTCCGCCGGAAGATCGGGATGGTGTTCCAGAAGCCGAACCCGTTCCCGAAGTCGATCCGCGACAACGTCGCGTACGGGCTGAAGATCCAGGGGTACGACGGCGACATCGACGAGCGCGTCGAGGAGTCGCTGAAAGGCGCTGCCCTCTGGGACGAGGTGAAAGACCAACTCGACTCCTCGGGGCTCGAACTGTCCGGCGGGCAACAGCAGCGGCTCTGTATCGCCCGGGCGATTGCGGCCGACCCGGAGGTCATCCTGATGGACGAGCCGACGTCAGCGCTCGACCCCGTCGCGGCCTCGAAGATCGAGGACCTCATCGACGATCTGGCGGAGGAGTACACGGTGATCATCGTCACCCACAACATGCAGCAGGCGGCGCGCATCTCCGACCGGACCGCCGTCTTCCTCACCGGCGGTCGGCTCGTCGAGTACGACGACACGACGAAGATCTTCGAGGACCCGGAAGAACAGCGCGTTGAAGACTACATCACGGGGAAGTTCGGATAG
- the phoU gene encoding phosphate signaling complex protein PhoU: MPRENYQERLNELRTDVVAMGDLVLDRYETALRAAETGDDDLADEVIGGDHVVNDRYLKLEEECTELLALQQPVAGDLRLVTASFKIITDLERVADLATNIAEYGGEDGGIHPAVDFRGLGDAAGEMVADAVAAYEASDPDACREIDTRDDDLDERCRRASEAVVRELLEADRARIEANGAPEADSGHLADALDDVSRALLAIRDLERVGDHAVNIAARTLFMIESDDELIY, from the coding sequence ATGCCCCGCGAGAACTACCAGGAGCGGCTCAACGAGCTCCGGACCGACGTGGTCGCGATGGGAGATCTGGTTCTCGACCGGTACGAGACCGCCCTCCGCGCGGCCGAGACGGGCGACGACGACCTCGCCGACGAGGTCATCGGCGGCGATCACGTGGTCAACGACCGATACCTCAAACTGGAAGAGGAGTGTACGGAACTCCTCGCGCTCCAGCAGCCCGTGGCCGGGGACCTCCGGCTGGTGACGGCCTCGTTTAAGATCATCACTGATCTCGAACGAGTGGCCGACCTCGCGACGAACATCGCCGAGTACGGCGGCGAGGACGGCGGGATCCACCCGGCTGTCGACTTCCGCGGGCTTGGCGATGCCGCCGGTGAGATGGTCGCGGACGCGGTCGCGGCCTACGAGGCGTCCGATCCCGACGCCTGCCGGGAGATCGACACCCGAGACGACGACCTCGACGAGCGGTGTCGGCGAGCCAGCGAGGCGGTCGTCCGGGAGCTTCTCGAAGCGGACCGCGCCCGCATCGAGGCGAATGGGGCTCCAGAGGCGGACTCCGGCCACCTGGCCGACGCCCTCGACGACGTCTCCCGCGCCTTGCTGGCGATCCGCGACCTCGAACGCGTCGGCGACCACGCGGTCAACATCGCTGCCCGGACGCTGTTCATGATCGAGAGCGACGACGAACTGATCTACTGA
- a CDS encoding PstS family phosphate ABC transporter substrate-binding protein gives MASSHDADTEGITRRKSLSALAGAGALALAGCTQSTGGGSGDALSGSINIAGSSTVFPLMSAIGEDFAAEHDQVSVDISSTGSGGGFSNYFCVGDTDFNNASRPIQPAEEELCEENGVEYVELIAATDALTIVVNPEADWIDSLTVEELAQIWEEDPAQTWDEVRDEFPNEEIERFGAADTSGTYDYFIESILEERGHTSDYQATEQDNSIAQGVSGSEYAIGYFGFAYYFQNPDQLKALGIDDGNGPVEPSLETASSGEYTPLSRPLFTYPSIESLGKEHVAEFARYFVEQTTNEDLVAGDVGYVPATEETQEEQMEILEDAIERAQE, from the coding sequence ATGGCATCAAGCCACGACGCGGATACCGAGGGGATCACGCGGCGGAAATCGCTTTCGGCGCTCGCCGGGGCGGGCGCGCTGGCGCTCGCAGGATGTACGCAGAGCACGGGAGGCGGCAGTGGTGACGCCCTGTCCGGCTCGATCAACATCGCGGGTTCCTCGACCGTCTTCCCGCTGATGAGCGCGATCGGGGAGGACTTCGCCGCGGAGCACGACCAGGTCTCGGTCGACATCAGTTCGACCGGCTCGGGCGGCGGGTTCTCGAACTACTTCTGCGTCGGCGACACCGACTTCAACAACGCGAGCCGGCCGATCCAGCCCGCAGAGGAGGAACTCTGCGAGGAGAACGGCGTCGAGTACGTCGAGCTCATCGCGGCGACGGACGCGCTCACGATCGTCGTCAACCCCGAGGCCGACTGGATCGACTCCCTCACCGTCGAGGAGCTCGCACAGATCTGGGAGGAGGACCCCGCCCAGACCTGGGACGAGGTCCGCGACGAGTTCCCGAACGAGGAGATCGAGCGGTTCGGCGCCGCCGACACCTCCGGGACGTACGACTACTTCATCGAGAGCATTCTGGAGGAGCGCGGTCACACTAGCGACTACCAAGCGACCGAGCAGGACAACTCGATCGCACAGGGCGTCTCGGGCAGCGAGTACGCGATCGGCTACTTCGGCTTCGCGTACTACTTCCAGAACCCCGATCAGCTCAAGGCGCTCGGGATCGACGACGGCAACGGGCCGGTCGAGCCGAGCCTCGAAACGGCGTCCAGCGGCGAGTACACTCCCCTTTCCCGGCCGCTGTTCACCTACCCGTCGATCGAGTCACTCGGCAAGGAGCACGTCGCCGAGTTCGCGCGCTACTTCGTCGAGCAGACGACCAACGAGGACCTCGTCGCCGGCGACGTGGGATACGTGCCCGCGACTGAAGAGACCCAAGAGGAGCAGATGGAGATCCTCGAGGACGCTATCGAGCGGGCGCAGGAGTAA
- the pstC gene encoding phosphate ABC transporter permease subunit PstC produces the protein MTDSTESPDLQRRSGLRRLKEGTYGGLFAACAAITLLTTVAIFVTLLSDAVVFFQEIPITEFLTGTNWSPNPAGGGQAFGIIPLLIGTLVVTITAAFIALPLGTLTAIYLSEYATSNARSILKPLLEILAGIPTVVYGYFALVYITPALKATLFPSMSTFNALSASIMVGIMTIPMVSSISEDAMSAVPDDLRQAGYGLGATKFEVSTGIVVPASISGISSSYILAVSRAIGETMIVVVAMGAQARMPAVREAAFGIPIVNPADVLLESGMTITVAMVQIAGGDLTGGSIPYDSMFALGLTLFVVTLVMNVISDIIAQRYREEY, from the coding sequence GTGACAGATAGTACCGAGAGTCCCGATCTCCAGCGTCGGAGCGGGCTCAGACGACTGAAGGAGGGAACCTACGGCGGGCTCTTCGCCGCGTGCGCGGCGATCACCCTGCTCACGACGGTAGCGATCTTCGTGACGCTGCTGTCGGACGCGGTGGTGTTTTTCCAAGAGATACCGATAACCGAGTTCCTGACCGGCACCAACTGGAGCCCGAACCCGGCCGGCGGCGGGCAGGCGTTCGGCATCATCCCCCTGCTGATCGGGACGCTCGTCGTGACGATCACGGCGGCGTTCATCGCGCTCCCCCTGGGGACGCTAACGGCGATTTACCTCAGCGAGTATGCGACCTCGAACGCGCGCTCGATACTCAAGCCACTCTTAGAGATCCTCGCTGGCATCCCGACCGTCGTGTACGGGTACTTCGCGCTGGTGTACATCACGCCGGCGCTGAAGGCGACGCTGTTCCCGAGTATGAGCACATTCAACGCGCTCTCGGCGTCGATCATGGTCGGTATCATGACGATCCCGATGGTGTCGTCGATCTCCGAGGACGCGATGAGCGCGGTTCCCGACGACCTTCGGCAGGCCGGGTACGGGCTCGGCGCCACGAAGTTCGAGGTGTCGACCGGGATCGTCGTTCCGGCCTCCATTTCGGGGATCTCTTCCTCGTACATTCTCGCGGTGTCCCGTGCCATCGGCGAGACGATGATCGTCGTCGTCGCGATGGGCGCGCAGGCGCGGATGCCGGCGGTTCGGGAGGCCGCCTTCGGGATCCCGATCGTCAACCCCGCCGATGTTCTCTTGGAGTCCGGGATGACGATTACCGTCGCAATGGTGCAGATCGCGGGCGGCGATCTCACAGGTGGGTCGATACCGTATGATTCGATGTTCGCGCTCGGCCTCACGCTGTTCGTGGTGACCCTCGTAATGAACGTGATCAGTGATATCATTGCACAGCGGTACCGGGAGGAGTACTAA